A stretch of Desulfobacter hydrogenophilus DNA encodes these proteins:
- a CDS encoding glycosyltransferase family 4 protein, with protein MKKAIAHIVTRFPSVSETFVVADISAMKELWRENHVFAFFKNSGPVPEWITKVHYFPVYRLYLITQLYFFFKNPRQYINLFTYVMSGHASKKKEMFKALVAWPKMVHAAYVAQKQGIEFMHGHWANMPATTAFVISRLLNKSFTCTGHAHDLYKFNSFLYEILKHCRLFLTSTQYNKRYLASTYPDVDYSKIEVYSHGVDVALMKPGNVPFKETFTILSIGRMTWQKGFATLLRALRILIDAGVPVRLKFLALPGYTEKKIHKLSHDLGLNDHIQWLGPCTQDKIVGLYQNAHVFVLPCEVGPYGDRDGIPNVILEASACGLPCVSTWVSGVPEAVIHEQTGLLVEPCKPDDLAGAIKRLHDDESLRRQYGEAARKFIEDNYNRKTCHERIISLMEKYNA; from the coding sequence TTGAAAAAAGCAATCGCTCATATTGTTACACGCTTCCCATCTGTTTCGGAAACCTTTGTTGTGGCTGATATTTCTGCAATGAAGGAACTTTGGCGTGAAAACCATGTATTTGCGTTTTTTAAAAATAGCGGGCCGGTGCCTGAATGGATTACAAAAGTTCATTATTTCCCAGTTTACAGGCTGTATCTTATAACCCAGCTCTATTTTTTCTTCAAGAATCCCAGACAGTACATAAATTTGTTTACATATGTCATGTCAGGGCATGCATCAAAGAAAAAAGAGATGTTCAAGGCGTTGGTTGCCTGGCCTAAAATGGTCCATGCGGCCTATGTGGCGCAAAAACAGGGTATTGAGTTCATGCATGGACACTGGGCAAATATGCCGGCAACAACGGCTTTTGTTATATCCAGGCTGCTTAACAAGTCGTTTACCTGTACGGGGCACGCCCATGACCTTTACAAGTTTAATAGTTTTCTTTATGAAATACTCAAGCATTGCAGATTATTTCTAACATCAACCCAATACAATAAACGGTATCTGGCATCAACCTATCCGGATGTTGATTATTCAAAAATTGAGGTATATTCCCACGGTGTTGATGTGGCGTTGATGAAACCGGGAAATGTGCCCTTTAAAGAAACGTTTACGATTCTTTCCATCGGACGTATGACCTGGCAGAAGGGGTTTGCCACTCTTTTGCGTGCGCTTCGTATTCTGATTGATGCCGGCGTGCCGGTTAGACTCAAATTTTTGGCGCTTCCCGGCTATACCGAGAAAAAAATCCACAAGCTTTCCCATGACTTGGGGCTTAATGATCATATTCAATGGCTGGGGCCGTGTACCCAGGACAAAATTGTGGGATTGTATCAAAATGCCCATGTGTTTGTTTTGCCATGCGAAGTCGGGCCCTATGGAGACCGGGACGGCATCCCCAACGTAATTCTTGAAGCATCGGCCTGCGGCCTGCCCTGTGTATCAACCTGGGTCAGTGGTGTGCCTGAGGCTGTGATCCATGAACAAACCGGCTTACTGGTTGAGCCCTGCAAGCCGGATGATTTGGCCGGTGCAATAAAAAGATTGCACGATGATGAAAGCTTGAGACGCCAATATGGAGAAGCCGCCAGAAAATTTATTGAAGACAATTATAACCGGAAAACCTGCCATGAACGGATAATTTCCTTAATGGAAAAATACAATGCATAA
- a CDS encoding polysaccharide deacetylase family protein yields MIPLFGLVALQAWDLNRVPVIVFHSISNDGDWIREPSIVVSVKTFSAQIKWLSKFGYKGIFFDDLYNIRKNRNRRAGKKIVIAFDDGYLDNWVGAFHVLEKYNMKATVFVSTDWIDKCEILRLRIPHAKPSELGWKGYLGPGEIKALQESSLVDIQSHGTSHDHIFVSDQVIGFVTPQNTPHTLFCYLNPELKPEWFRHEINLPLGYPLFPLGEALSDRIFYPDPKLITRLVDEAGRPGFFNQSDWDERLDNIVRQFNKTNQKVGITESQDHAKKRWRDELVQSRKILENLTGKPVRHLVWPRDKSNSFVEKMALESGYLSTTRSPGHHNNSGTPAQVERISIVGTGYPALDVARVLLEVWTFKGCYIFWPVLFLLQRITNPLVLRYGKA; encoded by the coding sequence ATGATACCCCTGTTTGGGCTTGTCGCACTCCAGGCCTGGGATTTGAATCGTGTTCCGGTCATTGTTTTTCACAGTATCTCCAATGATGGCGACTGGATACGGGAACCCAGTATTGTTGTATCGGTTAAAACGTTTTCGGCACAGATAAAATGGTTATCAAAGTTTGGGTATAAAGGCATTTTTTTTGATGACCTATACAACATCCGTAAAAACAGGAACCGCAGGGCAGGAAAAAAAATAGTCATCGCCTTTGACGACGGATATCTGGACAATTGGGTGGGGGCGTTTCATGTACTGGAAAAATATAATATGAAAGCCACCGTCTTTGTTTCTACCGACTGGATAGATAAATGTGAAATACTTCGTTTAAGAATACCTCATGCTAAACCTTCCGAGCTGGGCTGGAAAGGCTATCTGGGACCGGGAGAGATTAAGGCGCTTCAGGAAAGCAGCCTGGTGGATATTCAAAGCCATGGAACCAGCCATGATCATATATTTGTTTCGGATCAGGTTATCGGGTTTGTGACGCCTCAAAATACACCCCACACGCTTTTCTGCTATCTCAATCCGGAACTAAAGCCCGAATGGTTCAGGCATGAAATTAATCTGCCGCTCGGCTATCCTTTATTCCCCCTTGGCGAGGCATTGTCCGATAGAATTTTTTATCCTGATCCGAAATTAATAACCCGTCTGGTTGATGAGGCAGGCCGTCCGGGGTTTTTTAACCAGTCTGACTGGGATGAAAGACTGGACAACATCGTCAGGCAGTTTAATAAAACGAATCAAAAGGTCGGTATAACAGAGTCCCAAGACCATGCAAAAAAAAGATGGAGAGATGAATTGGTTCAAAGCCGGAAAATTCTGGAAAACTTAACGGGGAAACCGGTTCGGCACCTTGTCTGGCCCAGGGACAAGTCCAACTCCTTTGTTGAAAAAATGGCTTTGGAATCCGGGTATTTGAGTACGACCCGGTCTCCCGGGCATCATAATAACAGCGGAACACCCGCCCAAGTTGAAAGGATTTCCATTGTCGGTACAGGATATCCAGCCCTGGACGTTGCCCGTGTATTATTGGAAGTGTGGACATTTAAAGGCTGCTATATTTTTTGGCCGGTATTGTTTTTACTGCAAAGGATAACCAATCCCCTTGTTTTAAGGTATGGAAAAGCCTGA
- a CDS encoding sugar transferase: MKKEFEMFVLRSTMLEKCFRRNSRRVKVRSLFVEKEMFFINKRHPNQTRAFINKHIKELPHEGWFLESDNGRPWALSYTKRFIDLFLALFLLFVSAPLLCLLAVLIKINSPGPVFFRQERTGYLGRRFQMIKLRTMVNGADKLKNGVMHLNQHGSDSPDFKATNDPRVTGLGSILRKFSLDEIPNLINVVKGEMRLVGPRPTSFNTDVYSPSDLRRLVVPPGITGYWQVMGRGDVDFCDRVLLDDYYIQNQSPLLDIKILFKTFFVVFNHKGAY; encoded by the coding sequence TTGAAAAAGGAGTTTGAGATGTTTGTTTTGAGGTCGACTATGTTAGAAAAGTGTTTTCGAAGAAATTCAAGACGGGTAAAAGTCCGTAGCCTGTTTGTTGAAAAAGAGATGTTTTTTATCAACAAAAGACACCCCAATCAAACAAGGGCATTTATTAATAAACATATCAAAGAGTTACCCCATGAAGGATGGTTTCTCGAAAGTGATAATGGAAGACCCTGGGCACTGTCATACACAAAACGATTTATTGATTTGTTTCTCGCTTTATTTTTGCTTTTTGTAAGCGCGCCACTGTTGTGTCTCCTTGCAGTATTGATAAAAATTAACAGTCCCGGTCCCGTGTTTTTTCGTCAGGAAAGGACAGGATATCTGGGACGACGGTTTCAGATGATCAAGCTCAGAACAATGGTTAACGGCGCTGATAAATTGAAAAATGGGGTGATGCACCTCAATCAACATGGTTCGGATTCGCCGGATTTTAAAGCAACCAACGATCCTAGGGTGACCGGCTTAGGCAGCATTTTGCGCAAATTCAGCCTTGATGAAATTCCTAATCTTATTAATGTTGTTAAAGGCGAGATGAGGCTGGTTGGGCCAAGACCAACCTCATTTAATACGGATGTATATTCTCCATCAGACCTTCGCAGACTTGTTGTGCCTCCCGGTATCACCGGATACTGGCAGGTTATGGGACGAGGTGATGTTGATTTTTGTGATCGTGTTTTACTAGATGACTATTACATCCAAAATCAAAGCCCTCTTCTTGATATAAAAATACTTTTCAAAACTTTTTTTGTGGTCTTCAATCATAAAGGCGCCTACTAA
- a CDS encoding cupin domain-containing protein, which translates to MKATHYTDIQGKEMNNDMVKHVTGRVLIGKDDGAPNFCMRRFDVEPGGYAPRHTHDWEHEIYVVEGKGEVLLGDQWHTISQGTAVYVPPNVDHQIKNSSDGHLAFLCLVPSAAPEM; encoded by the coding sequence ATGAAAGCAACCCACTATACGGATATCCAGGGCAAAGAAATGAACAACGACATGGTCAAACATGTCACAGGCCGGGTACTCATCGGTAAGGATGACGGGGCTCCCAATTTCTGCATGAGAAGATTTGACGTTGAACCCGGCGGCTATGCCCCCCGGCATACCCATGACTGGGAGCATGAAATTTATGTGGTTGAGGGCAAAGGAGAAGTGCTCCTGGGCGATCAGTGGCATACCATCTCCCAGGGCACCGCGGTTTATGTGCCCCCCAATGTTGACCACCAGATAAAAAACAGCTCGGATGGCCACCTTGCTTTCCTGTGCCTGGTGCCGTCGGCAGCCCCGGAGATGTAG
- a CDS encoding ABC transporter substrate-binding protein, with protein MVKPLKRMRPAQSSQRIIRYTLMALLIFTCKGANASNKISLQLAWKHQFQFAGYYAAVQKGYYHRVGLDVSIVEGGVGKFAKEEVLSGRAQYGVAGAELLLHRKDGDPFVVLAPIFQHSPSVLLVRKNSGIINIQGLIDKKVMLLPGYKDADILAAFLNEGISPDKYQRIDQSYNIEDLITKQIDAVSAYVTNEPWQMRQKGVIPLIISPMVYGVDFYSDCLFTSEKEIKHHPKRVQNFLQASLLGWEYAMDHPQEIIDLLVRRYKVNKTKAHLQYEAREMRKIMMPDLVEIGHMNPGRWQHIKQTYGKLGLIDANFSLDGFLYSPQQKPDYKQVKQIFFGALGVIALFTIGSGILFLFNRKLAAEVKERKQAQKELARQKEKAEQYLHVAMVMFVSLDVDGKVNMVNEKACAILECNKEDIIGQDWFDMFVPESVQHNVQIMFNNMINGNISGPEYFENEVITQKGEIKYIAWHNTTVKDVHGNIVGVLCSGDDLSEKRELQDQLIQSQKMESIGSLAGGIAHEFNNILTIIIINNEMNMRELPELSPARRRAKRIEVAGIRGKDVVKQLLTFSRQDSPTQQLTDMKLIVQGTMELIRSSTPANIQIQLAIAEKIYPIFGNATQINQVIINLCSNAIDAMTDKGGVLTVELLNEIVEDSVVRPQLSLKPGKYAKLIVNDNGVGMDEKTRERVFEPYYTTKPMGKGTGIGLAVVHGIIKRHKGFIDVHSQLDQGTTFTLFFPAYEGTQPVQEN; from the coding sequence ATGGTAAAACCTCTGAAGAGAATGCGGCCTGCGCAGTCATCCCAAAGGATCATTCGCTACACTCTGATGGCCTTGTTGATTTTTACCTGTAAGGGGGCCAATGCGTCAAACAAAATATCCCTGCAGTTGGCATGGAAGCATCAATTTCAGTTTGCCGGATACTATGCAGCGGTCCAGAAAGGTTATTACCACCGGGTCGGGCTTGACGTTTCCATCGTTGAAGGCGGTGTCGGCAAGTTTGCCAAAGAAGAGGTCCTCAGTGGTCGTGCCCAGTATGGTGTTGCCGGAGCCGAGCTACTATTGCACCGTAAAGACGGAGACCCTTTTGTCGTTCTTGCACCTATTTTTCAACATTCGCCCTCGGTTCTTTTAGTCAGGAAAAATTCGGGTATCATTAACATTCAGGGACTTATCGATAAAAAAGTCATGCTGCTTCCCGGGTATAAAGACGCCGATATACTGGCGGCCTTTTTGAACGAAGGGATATCGCCTGATAAATACCAGCGAATCGATCAATCCTATAACATTGAAGATCTTATAACAAAACAGATCGATGCCGTTAGTGCCTATGTAACTAACGAGCCCTGGCAAATGCGGCAAAAAGGCGTGATCCCGCTAATCATTTCTCCCATGGTCTACGGCGTGGATTTTTACAGCGATTGCCTGTTTACCTCAGAAAAGGAAATTAAACATCACCCCAAACGGGTGCAAAATTTTTTGCAAGCCTCACTGCTGGGTTGGGAATATGCCATGGACCATCCCCAAGAAATTATTGACTTACTTGTGAGACGGTACAAGGTAAATAAAACAAAAGCGCATCTTCAGTATGAAGCCCGGGAAATGAGAAAAATCATGATGCCCGACCTTGTTGAAATCGGACACATGAATCCGGGACGATGGCAGCACATCAAGCAAACATACGGAAAACTGGGATTGATTGATGCCAATTTTTCACTGGATGGATTTCTCTATAGCCCCCAACAAAAACCGGACTATAAACAGGTCAAACAAATTTTCTTTGGTGCACTGGGCGTCATTGCTTTATTTACCATTGGCAGCGGGATCTTATTTTTATTTAACCGAAAATTGGCAGCAGAGGTTAAAGAACGAAAACAGGCCCAAAAAGAGCTCGCAAGGCAAAAGGAAAAAGCTGAACAATATCTGCATGTGGCAATGGTTATGTTTGTAAGCCTTGATGTTGACGGTAAAGTCAATATGGTCAATGAGAAGGCCTGCGCCATATTGGAATGCAACAAAGAAGACATTATCGGCCAGGACTGGTTTGACATGTTTGTGCCTGAATCTGTGCAACATAATGTTCAAATTATGTTCAACAATATGATTAACGGCAATATCAGCGGCCCGGAGTATTTCGAAAATGAAGTCATTACCCAAAAAGGGGAAATAAAATACATTGCCTGGCATAATACCACGGTCAAGGATGTCCACGGGAACATTGTCGGCGTTCTTTGTTCCGGTGATGATCTTTCTGAAAAACGAGAGCTGCAGGATCAACTGATCCAGTCACAAAAAATGGAATCCATCGGCAGCCTTGCCGGTGGTATTGCCCATGAGTTCAACAATATACTTACAATCATTATCATTAATAATGAAATGAATATGCGTGAGCTGCCGGAATTAAGCCCGGCCCGGCGACGCGCAAAAAGAATCGAAGTAGCTGGAATACGGGGCAAAGATGTTGTGAAACAGCTTTTGACCTTCAGCAGGCAGGACAGCCCCACCCAACAGCTCACTGACATGAAATTGATAGTACAAGGGACCATGGAACTTATCCGCTCGTCAACGCCGGCGAATATTCAGATTCAACTGGCCATCGCAGAAAAAATTTATCCCATCTTTGGCAACGCGACGCAGATCAACCAGGTTATTATCAATTTGTGCAGCAATGCAATTGATGCAATGACCGATAAGGGAGGCGTTCTAACCGTAGAACTGCTTAACGAAATTGTAGAAGACAGTGTTGTCAGGCCCCAGCTCTCCTTAAAGCCGGGCAAATATGCAAAGTTAATTGTTAATGACAATGGCGTTGGCATGGACGAAAAGACGCGGGAACGGGTGTTTGAACCCTACTATACAACAAAACCAATGGGCAAGGGAACCGGCATAGGGTTAGCGGTTGTTCATGGGATTATCAAGAGACATAAAGGTTTTATAGATGTCCATAGTCAGTTGGACCAGGGAACAACGTTCACGCTTTTTTTCCCGGCCTATGAAGGAACCCAACCGGTGCAGGAGAACTAA
- a CDS encoding O-antigen ligase family protein produces the protein MFWISIILGFAGGLGLILTNVIMGSPPTIIVTLPFLVLLVLPLRKLVKGYQIILLFLICLIPMDVFAVIPGADNSTTLFKILFPFVFILFMGDKLLGDEFHMPLNSMDKWLFFYALFNCILVMIAVNQLQALDTMRRYISMWAMYYLFSRALAKNSWPDWTRKAVIFSAAVSVLFGLKASIDGYNPFSELGVGGVLVEDVRITGASGIDPNAYSILLIVALLWAIVCSMEENDKFRLFYIISVGLILTGIALTYSRSAYLTLIISLMFLLFKVRKLLTPTHIVVLLLLILSALPFAPDSIVDRFETLFIAEQRQSDSSVQRRANYYNVAANILKDHPLLGCGPGNFPVLHQMAKYQDAPVLVGVPRMAHSMYLTVITESGIIGFTFFAGFLISTYLRQRAIYKRLQGRFNFGLALMCSFTALLVMGLFLHLQETKYLWLVLSMTRALDNEGDREEKLDGPGQVQGIKA, from the coding sequence ATGTTCTGGATATCAATCATATTAGGCTTTGCAGGGGGCTTAGGCCTTATCCTGACGAATGTCATAATGGGTTCTCCGCCCACCATTATAGTAACACTTCCCTTTCTTGTTCTTTTGGTGTTACCTTTGCGCAAGCTGGTCAAAGGGTATCAAATCATTTTATTGTTTTTGATCTGCCTTATTCCCATGGATGTTTTTGCGGTGATACCCGGGGCAGATAATTCAACAACCCTGTTTAAAATATTGTTTCCTTTTGTTTTTATTCTTTTCATGGGAGATAAGCTTCTTGGCGATGAATTCCACATGCCATTGAATTCCATGGACAAATGGCTTTTTTTTTATGCGTTATTTAATTGTATTCTGGTGATGATCGCTGTTAACCAGTTGCAGGCCCTTGACACCATGAGGCGATATATAAGCATGTGGGCCATGTATTATCTGTTTAGCAGGGCTCTGGCAAAAAATTCATGGCCGGACTGGACCCGGAAGGCCGTGATTTTCAGTGCAGCCGTTTCTGTGCTTTTCGGATTAAAGGCTTCTATTGACGGTTATAACCCTTTTTCAGAACTGGGCGTCGGCGGGGTGCTCGTCGAAGATGTTCGTATCACAGGCGCCTCGGGCATTGATCCCAATGCATATTCCATCCTTTTGATTGTTGCACTGTTATGGGCCATTGTCTGTTCAATGGAAGAAAACGATAAATTCCGGTTGTTTTATATTATTTCGGTGGGGCTTATACTTACCGGAATCGCGTTGACATACTCCAGATCGGCTTATTTGACGCTTATTATTTCTTTAATGTTCCTTTTGTTTAAGGTCCGAAAGCTTTTAACCCCTACTCATATTGTTGTTCTGCTTTTATTGATTTTGTCTGCTCTGCCGTTTGCCCCCGATTCCATTGTCGACAGGTTTGAAACTTTGTTTATTGCGGAGCAGCGTCAGTCTGACTCTTCTGTTCAACGCCGGGCCAATTATTATAATGTCGCCGCAAATATCCTGAAAGACCATCCCCTTTTAGGATGCGGGCCTGGTAATTTCCCCGTTCTTCATCAGATGGCAAAATATCAGGACGCCCCGGTCCTGGTCGGTGTCCCCCGTATGGCTCACAGTATGTATCTGACCGTCATCACGGAGTCCGGGATCATTGGGTTTACTTTTTTTGCCGGTTTTCTGATCAGTACCTATTTGAGGCAAAGGGCCATTTATAAAAGACTTCAAGGCCGTTTTAACTTTGGGCTGGCTTTAATGTGTTCTTTTACAGCTCTGCTGGTTATGGGTTTATTCCTCCATTTGCAGGAGACGAAATACCTGTGGCTGGTATTATCCATGACCCGGGCCCTGGATAATGAAGGCGATCGTGAAGAAAAATTAGACGGACCGGGCCAAGTACAAGGGATAAAGGCGTAA
- a CDS encoding polysaccharide biosynthesis/export family protein yields the protein MQIRLVLFIVVFASLAGLFGCSGKAQIPLENIQILPLNAEDGVQPEENKIRKLNVGDVISISYNFACQFQQEAFRLQISDTISVKYTSLPNLNTTQTVTPDGKIFLPYIGSFSIAGKTLEEATQSIKKGYAGILWEPELFLELVEYGKNVQELKNATSSSSAGQTQSIRIRKDGKVALSGIGEIQAEGKTLNKFTADVNGAYKQHFTNVQVSINLKSPASSYYYVLGEVRNPGIYTTNETITALQLLAMAGGTTNDSVPSKAVHLRIKDNVMTAYHANLNFLKNDNGSGINIAEPGDILYVPKSNLSSIAHIMGLVSQTLMFKGISYNIRGWDLEDD from the coding sequence ATGCAAATTAGACTCGTTTTATTTATCGTTGTGTTTGCTTCTTTAGCTGGATTATTCGGTTGTAGCGGCAAGGCACAAATCCCATTAGAAAATATTCAGATCTTGCCTTTGAATGCTGAAGACGGTGTGCAGCCCGAAGAGAATAAAATAAGAAAGTTGAATGTTGGCGATGTCATCAGTATTTCCTATAATTTTGCCTGCCAGTTTCAGCAGGAAGCATTCCGGCTTCAGATCTCCGATACCATTTCTGTAAAATATACTTCTTTACCAAATTTAAATACGACTCAAACGGTCACACCGGACGGTAAAATCTTTCTTCCGTATATCGGCAGCTTCTCTATTGCGGGCAAAACTTTAGAGGAAGCTACCCAATCAATAAAGAAGGGATATGCGGGTATTTTATGGGAACCTGAATTATTCCTTGAGTTGGTGGAATATGGGAAAAACGTTCAAGAACTTAAAAATGCGACCAGTTCATCAAGTGCAGGACAGACGCAATCGATAAGGATTCGGAAAGATGGAAAAGTTGCTTTGTCAGGCATTGGCGAAATTCAAGCAGAGGGTAAAACTCTTAATAAATTCACTGCAGATGTTAATGGCGCCTATAAACAGCATTTTACCAATGTTCAGGTCAGTATTAATCTGAAGTCGCCGGCTTCCAGTTATTACTATGTCTTAGGGGAGGTCCGAAATCCGGGCATTTATACAACAAATGAGACCATTACAGCGCTTCAACTTTTAGCAATGGCAGGCGGTACCACTAACGATTCCGTCCCTTCCAAGGCCGTTCATCTGCGCATTAAGGATAATGTCATGACCGCTTATCATGCAAACCTGAACTTTTTAAAGAACGACAACGGAAGCGGGATTAACATAGCTGAACCCGGCGATATTCTTTATGTTCCTAAATCCAATCTTTCAAGTATTGCCCATATCATGGGGCTGGTTTCCCAGACGCTTATGTTCAAGGGTATTAGCTATAATATTAGAGGTTGGGACCTGGAGGATGACTGA
- a CDS encoding GumC family protein: protein MPNKNSASVSEWFQDILIIIFLRWKLLVLTTIATAIITLLFTFILPPLFVGHFSIIMRGSEQDAQMIQPGQGYMVKSQVTDMAADEERLLNSLKLSSQALYKIKEKYPDAYFSWIRLSLPDDSIIKEFFGQLMETIKNLLGAEKTPDISEPLIDELHESVVVTPVIGSHVIEVEMMHSNPAFLKDVLQTYLDTYMNIREELWMATSAPEFFKRQADNYFNELVQLNRQLSSVKEKSRVVNSQQEMVELQQEANALRGESSNLEVDIAGLKNYLNQLQHMNIVDLLPAASFQEGPNESLSNLRESLGRAITERAAALKYFDAHSLNLKRIDKEIVALSGNIRKTLTLSAKQQIDSKKHRLNLLEQKRNVIIDQLLKIDKAETEISILQEKASVLKANANLYETKNHETRISLELRNETFSNVAVLTPPYVAAKPLFPKRVVLLILSLFIGLFLGICAAVLLEMMDDSFKLPKNIEKVTGLPVLASFLANAKKPDLQIPRSATNGVQTKSSDRLIKDMPGLNN from the coding sequence ATGCCAAATAAAAATTCAGCAAGTGTTTCAGAATGGTTCCAGGACATATTGATCATCATTTTTTTAAGGTGGAAACTGCTGGTGTTGACAACCATTGCCACAGCGATAATTACCCTGTTGTTCACCTTCATCCTTCCCCCGCTTTTTGTGGGCCATTTTTCAATCATCATGCGGGGCAGCGAACAGGATGCACAGATGATTCAGCCCGGGCAGGGCTATATGGTTAAAAGTCAGGTTACTGATATGGCTGCAGATGAAGAACGGCTTCTAAACAGTCTTAAATTGTCCAGCCAAGCGCTTTATAAAATCAAAGAAAAGTATCCTGATGCATATTTCAGCTGGATTCGTTTATCATTGCCTGATGATTCGATCATCAAAGAATTTTTTGGCCAATTGATGGAAACAATAAAAAATCTTTTAGGAGCGGAAAAGACACCGGATATCAGTGAGCCCCTGATTGATGAACTTCATGAATCCGTTGTTGTTACACCCGTCATTGGATCCCATGTAATTGAAGTTGAAATGATGCATTCAAATCCAGCTTTTTTAAAGGATGTATTGCAAACTTATCTTGACACCTATATGAACATCCGCGAAGAACTGTGGATGGCTACCAGTGCGCCGGAATTTTTTAAGCGTCAGGCAGATAACTATTTTAATGAACTTGTTCAGCTCAACCGGCAGCTTTCTTCTGTTAAAGAGAAATCACGGGTTGTAAATTCTCAGCAGGAAATGGTCGAACTGCAGCAGGAAGCGAATGCGTTAAGGGGGGAGAGCAGCAACCTTGAAGTCGATATTGCCGGTTTGAAAAATTATTTAAACCAGTTACAGCATATGAATATTGTTGACTTATTGCCGGCAGCATCTTTTCAGGAAGGCCCGAACGAATCCCTAAGTAACCTGCGCGAAAGTTTGGGACGGGCAATTACCGAACGTGCTGCTGCTTTAAAATATTTTGATGCACATAGCTTAAATCTTAAAAGGATTGACAAGGAAATTGTAGCGTTATCCGGTAATATCAGGAAAACGCTTACTTTGTCTGCCAAGCAGCAGATTGATTCAAAAAAACACCGTTTAAATCTGCTGGAACAAAAGCGTAATGTCATTATAGATCAACTGCTTAAGATTGATAAAGCCGAAACAGAAATTTCCATACTGCAGGAAAAAGCCTCGGTTTTAAAGGCAAATGCCAATTTATATGAAACCAAAAATCATGAAACCCGGATCAGTCTTGAACTCAGAAATGAGACCTTTTCAAATGTTGCCGTTTTAACCCCGCCTTATGTGGCGGCTAAACCGCTTTTCCCTAAAAGAGTTGTTCTTTTGATTTTGTCTCTTTTTATCGGCCTTTTCCTGGGGATCTGTGCGGCTGTTTTATTAGAAATGATGGATGATTCTTTTAAACTGCCCAAAAATATAGAAAAAGTGACTGGGCTCCCTGTTCTTGCCAGTTTCTTGGCAAACGCTAAAAAGCCGGATTTGCAAATTCCCCGCAGCGCTACAAATGGTGTTCAAACAAAATCTTCGGATCGACTCATAAAAGACATGCCTGGGCTTAATAATTAA